The proteins below are encoded in one region of Pithys albifrons albifrons isolate INPA30051 chromosome 25, PitAlb_v1, whole genome shotgun sequence:
- the GNGT2 gene encoding guanine nucleotide-binding protein G(I)/G(S)/G(O) subunit gamma-T2, whose amino-acid sequence MAQDMTEKELLKMELDQLKKEVKNERQMVSKTGKELKEYIESMAGEDPLLKGIPEDKNPFKEKGGCTIS is encoded by the exons ATGGCTCAGGACATGACAGAGAAGGAGCTGCTGAAGATGGAGCTGGATCAGCTGAAGAAAGAGGTGAAAAATGAGAGGCAAATG GTCTCCAAGACTGGCAAAGAGCTCAAGGAGTACATCGAGTCCATGGCGGGTGAGGACCCGCTGCTGAAAGGAATCCCTGAGGACAAGAACCCCTTTAAGGAGAAGGGAGGCTGTACAATAAGCTGA
- the ABI3 gene encoding ABI gene family member 3 isoform X2 has product MSELEQLQQRDIPQGRQVLRDQHGNLHRVADYCESNYLQASDKRKALEETMALSTQSLASVTYQVSSLATAFLRLLDLQAAQLHKVEADVTCVAQRVDIHKEKVSRREIGSLTISKRFPSCQKIVAPPNPPTLEPYYRKPLNFSVLDNIGHGIKDHSTQLSRTGTLARKGTKSSAQAVGTMGRSTRVPEPIQPPVVPEGKLSAASSTSSLASISSSGAPAAPGEGIPAPPPLPSLSGPPTLAPSPLEPSLPGPPPPGPPPPPAAAIPPPPPLPGNLLPPPPPENLAVPPPDLLPPALPDFEDLAPPPPPTAVEEPAWAPENYLEKVVALYPYTQQKDNELSFQPGALLFVTRRYSDGWCEGVMGEEVGFFPGNYVEPF; this is encoded by the exons ATGtcggagctggagcagctgcagcagcgcgacatcccccagggcaggcaggtcCTGCGCGACCAGCACGGCAACCTGCACAGGGTGGCTGATTACTGTGAGAGCAACTACCTGCAG GCCAGCGACAAGCGGAAGGCGCTGGAGGAGACGATGGCACTGAGCACACAGTCCCTGGCCAGTGTCACCTACCAGGTCAGCAGCCTGGCCACGGCCTTCCTGAGGCTGCTGGACCTGCAGGCGGCCCAGCTGCACAAGGTGGAGGCCGACGTCACCTGCGTGGCCCAG AGGGTGGACATCCACAAGGAGAAGGTTTCCCGCCGGGAGATCGGCTCATTGACCATCAGCAAGAGGTTCCCGTCCTGTCAGAAGATCGTGgccccccccaaccccccaaCACTGGAGCCCTACTACAGGAAACCCCTCAACTTCAGCGTCCTGGACAACATTGGCCACGGCATAAAG GACCACAGCACGCAGCTGTCCCGCACCGGCACGCTGGCTCGGAAGGGCACCAAGTCatcagcacaggctgtgggCACCATGGG GAGGAGCACCCGTGTCCCCGAGCCCATCCAGCCGCCCGTGGTGCCCGAGGGCAAGCTCTCTGCAGCCTCTTCCACCTCCTCGCTGGCATCCATCAG ctccaGCGGcgccccagcagctcctggggaaggAATCCCAGCACCGCCACCACTGCCCTCCCTGTCGGGACCACCCACACTGGCTCCATCCCCTCTGGAACCATCCCTGCCAGGGCCACCCCCACCGGggccacccccaccacctgcagctgccATCCCACcgccccctcctctccctgggaACCTTCTCCCGCCACCACCACCAGAGAACTTGGCTGTGCCCCCACCTGACCTCCTGCCCCCAG cttTGCCTGACTTTGAGGACTTggccccaccaccaccacccaccGCTGTAGAGGAGCCTGCCTGGGCACCAGAGAACTACCTGGAGAAAG TGGTGGCCCTGTATCCCTACACACAGCAGAAGGACAACGAGCTCTCCTTCCAGCCCGGTGCCCTCCTCTTCGTCACACGCCGCTACTCGGATGGCTGGTGTGAGGGTGTCATGGGTGAGGAGGTgggattcttccctgggaattACGTGGAGCCCTTCTGA
- the ABI3 gene encoding ABI gene family member 3 isoform X1 yields MSELEQLQQRDIPQGRQVLRDQHGNLHRVADYCESNYLQASDKRKALEETMALSTQSLASVTYQVSSLATAFLRLLDLQAAQLHKVEADVTCVAQRVDIHKEKVSRREIGSLTISKRFPSCQKIVAPPNPPTLEPYYRKPLNFSVLDNIGHGIKDHSTQLSRTGTLARKGTKSSAQAVGTMGRSTRVPEPIQPPVVPEGKLSAASSTSSLASISSSGAPAAPGEGIPAPPPLPSLSGPPTLAPSPLEPSLPGPPPPGPPPPPAAAIPPPPPLPGNLLPPPPPENLAVPPPDLLPPALDDPEVMPPPPALPDFEDLAPPPPPTAVEEPAWAPENYLEKVVALYPYTQQKDNELSFQPGALLFVTRRYSDGWCEGVMGEEVGFFPGNYVEPF; encoded by the exons ATGtcggagctggagcagctgcagcagcgcgacatcccccagggcaggcaggtcCTGCGCGACCAGCACGGCAACCTGCACAGGGTGGCTGATTACTGTGAGAGCAACTACCTGCAG GCCAGCGACAAGCGGAAGGCGCTGGAGGAGACGATGGCACTGAGCACACAGTCCCTGGCCAGTGTCACCTACCAGGTCAGCAGCCTGGCCACGGCCTTCCTGAGGCTGCTGGACCTGCAGGCGGCCCAGCTGCACAAGGTGGAGGCCGACGTCACCTGCGTGGCCCAG AGGGTGGACATCCACAAGGAGAAGGTTTCCCGCCGGGAGATCGGCTCATTGACCATCAGCAAGAGGTTCCCGTCCTGTCAGAAGATCGTGgccccccccaaccccccaaCACTGGAGCCCTACTACAGGAAACCCCTCAACTTCAGCGTCCTGGACAACATTGGCCACGGCATAAAG GACCACAGCACGCAGCTGTCCCGCACCGGCACGCTGGCTCGGAAGGGCACCAAGTCatcagcacaggctgtgggCACCATGGG GAGGAGCACCCGTGTCCCCGAGCCCATCCAGCCGCCCGTGGTGCCCGAGGGCAAGCTCTCTGCAGCCTCTTCCACCTCCTCGCTGGCATCCATCAG ctccaGCGGcgccccagcagctcctggggaaggAATCCCAGCACCGCCACCACTGCCCTCCCTGTCGGGACCACCCACACTGGCTCCATCCCCTCTGGAACCATCCCTGCCAGGGCCACCCCCACCGGggccacccccaccacctgcagctgccATCCCACcgccccctcctctccctgggaACCTTCTCCCGCCACCACCACCAGAGAACTTGGCTGTGCCCCCACCTGACCTCCTGCCCCCAG CCCTCGATGACCCTGAGGTGatgccaccaccaccagcttTGCCTGACTTTGAGGACTTggccccaccaccaccacccaccGCTGTAGAGGAGCCTGCCTGGGCACCAGAGAACTACCTGGAGAAAG TGGTGGCCCTGTATCCCTACACACAGCAGAAGGACAACGAGCTCTCCTTCCAGCCCGGTGCCCTCCTCTTCGTCACACGCCGCTACTCGGATGGCTGGTGTGAGGGTGTCATGGGTGAGGAGGTgggattcttccctgggaattACGTGGAGCCCTTCTGA
- the ABI3 gene encoding ABI gene family member 3 isoform X3 → MAVPCGVGSSSPGWVSPLQASDKRKALEETMALSTQSLASVTYQVSSLATAFLRLLDLQAAQLHKVEADVTCVAQRVDIHKEKVSRREIGSLTISKRFPSCQKIVAPPNPPTLEPYYRKPLNFSVLDNIGHGIKDHSTQLSRTGTLARKGTKSSAQAVGTMGRSTRVPEPIQPPVVPEGKLSAASSTSSLASISSSGAPAAPGEGIPAPPPLPSLSGPPTLAPSPLEPSLPGPPPPGPPPPPAAAIPPPPPLPGNLLPPPPPENLAVPPPDLLPPALDDPEVMPPPPALPDFEDLAPPPPPTAVEEPAWAPENYLEKVVALYPYTQQKDNELSFQPGALLFVTRRYSDGWCEGVMGEEVGFFPGNYVEPF, encoded by the exons ATGGCAGTGCCATGTGGGGTGGGCTCGTCGTCTCCAGGCTGGGTTTCCCCCCTCCAGGCCAGCGACAAGCGGAAGGCGCTGGAGGAGACGATGGCACTGAGCACACAGTCCCTGGCCAGTGTCACCTACCAGGTCAGCAGCCTGGCCACGGCCTTCCTGAGGCTGCTGGACCTGCAGGCGGCCCAGCTGCACAAGGTGGAGGCCGACGTCACCTGCGTGGCCCAG AGGGTGGACATCCACAAGGAGAAGGTTTCCCGCCGGGAGATCGGCTCATTGACCATCAGCAAGAGGTTCCCGTCCTGTCAGAAGATCGTGgccccccccaaccccccaaCACTGGAGCCCTACTACAGGAAACCCCTCAACTTCAGCGTCCTGGACAACATTGGCCACGGCATAAAG GACCACAGCACGCAGCTGTCCCGCACCGGCACGCTGGCTCGGAAGGGCACCAAGTCatcagcacaggctgtgggCACCATGGG GAGGAGCACCCGTGTCCCCGAGCCCATCCAGCCGCCCGTGGTGCCCGAGGGCAAGCTCTCTGCAGCCTCTTCCACCTCCTCGCTGGCATCCATCAG ctccaGCGGcgccccagcagctcctggggaaggAATCCCAGCACCGCCACCACTGCCCTCCCTGTCGGGACCACCCACACTGGCTCCATCCCCTCTGGAACCATCCCTGCCAGGGCCACCCCCACCGGggccacccccaccacctgcagctgccATCCCACcgccccctcctctccctgggaACCTTCTCCCGCCACCACCACCAGAGAACTTGGCTGTGCCCCCACCTGACCTCCTGCCCCCAG CCCTCGATGACCCTGAGGTGatgccaccaccaccagcttTGCCTGACTTTGAGGACTTggccccaccaccaccacccaccGCTGTAGAGGAGCCTGCCTGGGCACCAGAGAACTACCTGGAGAAAG TGGTGGCCCTGTATCCCTACACACAGCAGAAGGACAACGAGCTCTCCTTCCAGCCCGGTGCCCTCCTCTTCGTCACACGCCGCTACTCGGATGGCTGGTGTGAGGGTGTCATGGGTGAGGAGGTgggattcttccctgggaattACGTGGAGCCCTTCTGA